The following coding sequences lie in one uncultured Mailhella sp. genomic window:
- the pta gene encoding phosphate acetyltransferase yields the protein MARTLFVTALAANSGKADAVAGLMDLVKGSAKAPVLFRPVPCLKTALELINGGKCNELVDSVLAAYKEAAANADFVLCEGTDFTGKSAAFENALNTCVAANMGAPVVLALSGEGCSPAEVAATVTTFQCQMKEQCVELLGVFLSGMSEEDEKAVAAYFSFPVSSKAADFASILDACNGHITPRLFEFGLIEQAQKHPMRIVLPEGEEDRLIKAAAILLQRKVAEIILLGDPEKIHARAAELSVNVDGAQIINPVTAPDFEDFAETYAQLRAKKGVTIEQAREKMADSTYYGTMMIYKEKADGMVSGAVNTTAHTVRPALEFIKTKPTASIVSSAFFVCLKDRVNTYGDCAINLDPDPEQLATIAVTTAETAAAFGLEPRVAMLSYSTGNSGKGPTVDKVKEATRLAKEKAPELLITGPIQYDAAVDAATAKTKMPGDPVAGRASVFIVPDINTGNNLYKAVQRSAHAVAIGPVLQGLRKPVNDLSRGCTVPDIVNTVAITAIQAQAEKGLK from the coding sequence ATGGCACGCACGCTTTTCGTCACCGCTCTTGCGGCGAATTCCGGCAAGGCCGACGCCGTCGCCGGACTGATGGATCTCGTCAAGGGTTCCGCCAAGGCCCCGGTTCTGTTCCGTCCCGTTCCCTGCCTCAAGACCGCCCTTGAGCTCATCAACGGCGGCAAGTGCAACGAACTCGTTGATTCCGTTCTCGCCGCTTACAAGGAAGCCGCCGCCAACGCCGACTTCGTGCTCTGCGAAGGCACCGACTTCACCGGCAAAAGCGCCGCGTTTGAAAACGCCCTGAACACCTGCGTGGCCGCCAACATGGGCGCTCCCGTGGTGCTCGCCCTCTCCGGCGAAGGCTGCTCGCCCGCCGAAGTCGCCGCCACCGTCACCACCTTCCAGTGCCAGATGAAGGAACAGTGCGTGGAACTGCTCGGCGTGTTCCTCTCCGGCATGAGCGAAGAAGACGAAAAGGCCGTGGCCGCGTATTTCTCCTTCCCCGTGAGCAGCAAGGCCGCCGACTTCGCTTCCATCCTCGACGCCTGCAACGGCCACATCACGCCCCGCCTCTTTGAATTCGGCCTCATCGAACAGGCTCAGAAGCATCCCATGCGCATCGTGCTGCCCGAAGGCGAGGAAGACCGCCTCATCAAGGCTGCCGCCATTCTCCTTCAGCGCAAGGTGGCCGAAATCATCCTGCTCGGCGATCCCGAAAAGATTCACGCCCGCGCCGCGGAACTTTCCGTGAACGTGGACGGCGCGCAGATCATCAATCCCGTGACCGCCCCCGACTTTGAAGACTTCGCGGAAACCTACGCGCAGCTTCGCGCCAAGAAGGGCGTCACCATCGAACAGGCCCGCGAAAAGATGGCCGACAGCACCTACTACGGCACCATGATGATCTACAAGGAAAAGGCCGACGGCATGGTTTCCGGCGCAGTGAACACCACCGCCCACACCGTGCGCCCCGCCCTTGAATTCATCAAGACCAAGCCCACGGCCTCCATCGTGTCCAGCGCATTCTTCGTCTGCCTCAAGGACCGCGTGAACACCTACGGCGACTGCGCCATCAACCTTGATCCCGATCCCGAACAGCTGGCCACCATCGCCGTGACCACCGCCGAAACCGCCGCCGCCTTCGGCCTCGAACCCCGCGTGGCCATGCTCTCCTACTCCACCGGCAATTCCGGCAAGGGCCCCACCGTGGACAAGGTGAAGGAAGCCACCCGCCTCGCCAAGGAAAAGGCTCCTGAACTTCTCATCACCGGCCCCATCCAGTACGACGCCGCCGTGGACGCCGCCACCGCCAAGACCAAGATGCCCGGCGATCCCGTGGCCGGCCGCGCGAGCGTGTTCATCGTGCCCGACATCAACACCGGCAACAACCTCTACAAGGCCGTGCAGCGCTCCGCCCACGCCGTGGCCATCGGCCCCGTGCTTCAGGGTCTGCGCAAGCCCGTCAATGATCTGTCCCGCGGCTGCACCGTGCCGGACATCGTCAACACCGTTGCCATCACCGCTATCCAGGCTCAGGCCGAAAAGGGACTCAAATAA
- the hemA gene encoding glutamyl-tRNA reductase: MNSTIHLIGINHRTAAVEVREKFALTNFCSPETWAIPTTNGISESLILSTCNRVEVLVVGEGDIPRQRALECWAKARGRTVEELEPYLYQYKNDEAIRHLFNVASSLDSLVLGEPQILGQLKAAYRKATQSHCAGTIINRLLHKAFSVAKRVRSETGVASSAVSISYAAVELAKQIFDDMSRHNALIIGAGEMAELAALHLKQAGVKRIRVANRTFARAEELAHRLGGEAVPFDQLFDHLVDTDIVISSTGAPDAIIHEEEMRDVLKKRKNRPMFLIDIAMPRDIAPSVNTLDNIYLYDIDDLKEVVEEHIAERRKEAVRARAIVDEETAAFHQWIESLTLQPTIVALVERGQRIMEEELAKTLHRLGPVDDATREALEIMADSLVRRFNHEPISFMKDRFHEAANPEYTMQAVDTVRRVFNLK, translated from the coding sequence ATGAACAGCACCATACACCTCATCGGCATCAACCACCGCACCGCGGCGGTGGAAGTGCGCGAAAAGTTCGCGCTCACCAACTTCTGCTCCCCCGAAACCTGGGCCATTCCCACCACCAACGGCATCAGCGAATCGCTCATCCTCTCCACCTGCAACCGCGTGGAAGTGCTCGTGGTGGGCGAAGGCGACATTCCCCGCCAGCGCGCGCTGGAATGCTGGGCAAAAGCCCGCGGCAGAACCGTGGAAGAGCTCGAACCCTACCTCTATCAGTACAAGAACGACGAAGCCATCCGCCACCTGTTCAACGTGGCCTCCAGTCTGGATTCCCTCGTGCTCGGCGAACCGCAGATTCTCGGTCAGCTCAAGGCCGCCTACCGCAAGGCCACCCAGAGCCACTGCGCCGGAACCATCATCAACCGCCTGCTGCACAAGGCCTTTTCCGTGGCCAAGAGAGTGCGGTCGGAAACGGGCGTGGCCTCCAGCGCGGTATCCATCAGCTACGCCGCCGTGGAACTCGCCAAGCAGATTTTCGACGACATGAGCCGCCACAACGCCCTCATCATCGGCGCGGGCGAAATGGCGGAACTTGCCGCCCTGCACCTCAAGCAGGCCGGCGTGAAGCGCATCCGCGTGGCCAACCGCACCTTCGCCCGGGCCGAAGAGCTGGCCCACAGACTCGGCGGCGAAGCCGTGCCCTTCGATCAGCTCTTCGACCACCTCGTGGACACCGACATCGTCATCAGCTCCACCGGCGCGCCCGACGCCATCATCCACGAAGAGGAAATGCGCGACGTGCTGAAAAAGCGCAAGAACCGCCCCATGTTCCTCATCGACATCGCCATGCCCCGCGACATCGCCCCCTCGGTGAACACGCTGGACAACATCTATCTCTACGATATCGACGACCTCAAGGAAGTGGTGGAGGAACACATCGCCGAGCGCCGCAAGGAAGCCGTGCGCGCCCGCGCCATCGTGGACGAAGAAACCGCCGCCTTCCATCAGTGGATCGAGTCGCTCACGCTCCAGCCCACCATCGTGGCGCTCGTGGAGCGCGGTCAGCGCATCATGGAAGAGGAACTCGCCAAAACGCTGCACCGCCTCGGCCCCGTGGACGACGCCACCCGCGAGGCGCTCGAAATCATGGCCGACTCGCTGGTGCGCCGCTTCAATCACGAGCCCATCTCCTTCATGAAGGACCGCTTCCACGAAGCCGCCAACCCCGAATACACCATGCAGGCCGTGGACACCGTGCGACGCGTCTTCAACCTGAAATAG
- the ccsA gene encoding cytochrome c biogenesis protein CcsA produces MNWTDIPSYLCLALYALATVASLAGVLGRSPRVKKAAGLLCVAGFALHSLWLLISIADGSFCAVSRGFYLLPLSWILALAGLLVARRQHMDIALHFVAPWAFFLGACALGFSGTPGSLPLVGPLFILHLAAIFVGVGVMAVAAGAGALFLWQESAIKHKTPLDGFRKDLPALGALDKVNAMATLVGFPCYTLGVLSGLLWARISWGSFMSGDFKEWISLVILALYALLFHQRQALGWRGRKPAILALVIFAASLFSMFVVNTVLSTQHGF; encoded by the coding sequence ATGAACTGGACTGACATTCCCTCCTATCTGTGCCTCGCTCTCTACGCCCTGGCCACCGTAGCCTCGCTGGCCGGCGTGCTCGGCCGCTCACCCCGGGTGAAAAAGGCGGCCGGCCTGCTCTGCGTCGCGGGCTTTGCCCTGCACTCGCTGTGGCTTCTCATCAGCATTGCGGACGGCTCGTTCTGCGCCGTGTCGCGCGGTTTCTACCTGCTGCCGCTCTCCTGGATTCTGGCCCTGGCCGGTCTGCTGGTGGCGCGTCGCCAGCACATGGACATCGCCCTGCACTTCGTGGCTCCGTGGGCCTTCTTTCTCGGCGCCTGCGCGCTGGGCTTCTCCGGCACGCCGGGCTCCCTGCCGCTGGTCGGGCCGCTGTTCATTCTGCACCTTGCCGCCATCTTCGTGGGCGTGGGCGTCATGGCCGTGGCCGCCGGCGCGGGCGCACTCTTCCTCTGGCAGGAGAGCGCCATCAAGCACAAAACCCCGCTCGACGGCTTCCGCAAGGATCTGCCCGCCCTCGGCGCGCTCGACAAGGTGAACGCCATGGCCACCCTCGTGGGCTTTCCCTGCTACACTCTCGGCGTGCTGAGCGGCCTGCTCTGGGCCCGCATCAGCTGGGGCAGCTTCATGAGCGGAGATTTCAAGGAATGGATCTCACTCGTCATTCTCGCCCTCTACGCCCTGCTCTTTCATCAGCGTCAGGCTCTCGGCTGGCGCGGACGCAAACCCGCCATTCTGGCGCTCGTCATCTTTGCCGCCTCGCTGTTCTCCATGTTCGTGGTGAACACCGTTCTCTCCACGCAGCACGGTTTCTAA
- a CDS encoding bifunctional precorrin-2 dehydrogenase/sirohydrochlorin ferrochelatase — MNNSAALDERARKGYTLPMRYYPLFLSLADARCLVVGAGPVGRRKIADLLSCAPAELLVVDPALDEAALRQALDGQNTAPLRAEKRAFRPEDVEGRALTFAATPSAAVNSAIARLCRACGVPCNVAGPLEDGVSGTFLVPAHLEDGPITLALSTGGCSPALARALKEDLRQWIQGGYAPLALLLKKLRPRLIALGLGSSADADVFRALCARPLRDELMDALARKDFGKLADLLRPVLPGALSPSLEEIIHELD; from the coding sequence GTGAACAACTCCGCCGCTCTGGACGAGCGCGCCCGTAAGGGCTATACCTTGCCCATGCGTTATTATCCTCTGTTTCTGAGTCTTGCCGACGCCCGCTGCCTCGTGGTGGGCGCAGGCCCCGTGGGACGGCGAAAAATCGCCGATCTTCTCTCGTGCGCTCCGGCCGAGCTTCTGGTGGTCGATCCCGCGCTCGACGAAGCGGCGCTCCGGCAGGCCCTCGACGGACAGAACACCGCGCCCCTTCGCGCGGAAAAGCGGGCCTTTCGCCCGGAAGACGTGGAAGGACGCGCCCTCACCTTTGCGGCCACGCCTTCGGCGGCGGTCAATTCGGCCATCGCAAGGCTGTGCCGCGCCTGCGGCGTGCCGTGCAACGTGGCCGGACCTCTGGAAGACGGCGTTTCCGGCACGTTTCTGGTTCCCGCCCATCTGGAGGACGGCCCCATCACCCTCGCGCTCTCCACGGGCGGATGCAGCCCCGCGCTCGCCCGCGCCCTGAAGGAAGACCTCAGGCAATGGATACAGGGCGGCTACGCTCCGCTCGCGCTTCTTCTGAAAAAACTGCGTCCCCGGCTCATCGCCCTAGGCCTCGGCAGCAGCGCCGACGCCGACGTGTTCCGCGCGCTGTGCGCCCGGCCCCTGCGCGACGAGCTCATGGACGCCCTCGCCCGCAAGGACTTCGGCAAACTTGCCGATCTGCTGCGCCCCGTGCTTCCGGGCGCTCTTTCCCCTTCCCTTGAGGAGATTATCCATGAACTGGACTGA
- the rpmE gene encoding 50S ribosomal protein L31 has translation MKEGIHPKVYKAKLVCACGNVVEVLSTKGETVHVEICSACHPFFTGKQRFVDTAGRIDRFRKKYAKFAK, from the coding sequence ATGAAAGAAGGCATCCATCCCAAAGTTTACAAGGCCAAGCTTGTCTGCGCCTGCGGCAATGTTGTGGAAGTTCTCTCCACCAAGGGCGAAACCGTGCATGTGGAAATCTGCTCCGCCTGCCATCCTTTCTTCACCGGCAAGCAGCGCTTCGTCGATACCGCCGGCCGTATTGACCGCTTCCGCAAGAAGTACGCCAAATTCGCAAAGTAA
- a CDS encoding DUF1385 domain-containing protein: protein MVRSLLRCLALASESCALPLVGGQAVMEGVLMRNGASYALAVRRSSGSISVESRRWRTMGPQGLRSVRFLRGFPILVETLSNGVRALNRSADLSMGDDDSSPMSRGQVALTLLMALGAAVLLFVAAPHLLALGMEELGLSGDMNGISFHLWDGVFKFLMFIGYIVAISFMPDIRRVFQYHGAEHKTIHAFEKGGMVTAATARACSRLHPRCGTTFLLFVLSVAIVLHAVLVPLLLLVWDPASPVVRHAGIVCFKILLIAPVSALAYEIIRYAATLKNGFWGGLLRAPGLFLQLLTTREPDDDQLEVAVVALREALGPDSPYAGRFESPDPIVME, encoded by the coding sequence ATGGTTCGTTCCCTTCTGCGCTGCCTCGCGCTTGCCTCCGAGAGCTGCGCGCTGCCTCTGGTGGGCGGTCAGGCCGTCATGGAAGGCGTGCTCATGCGCAACGGCGCGTCCTATGCGCTGGCCGTGCGTCGTTCTTCCGGCTCCATTTCCGTGGAGAGTCGGCGGTGGCGCACCATGGGGCCGCAGGGACTGCGTTCCGTGCGCTTTCTGCGCGGATTCCCCATTCTGGTGGAAACGCTGTCCAACGGCGTGCGGGCGCTCAACCGTTCCGCCGACCTTTCCATGGGCGACGACGATTCCTCTCCCATGTCCCGCGGACAGGTGGCGCTCACGCTGCTCATGGCCCTCGGCGCGGCCGTGCTGCTCTTTGTGGCGGCGCCGCATCTTCTGGCCCTCGGCATGGAAGAGCTCGGCCTTTCCGGCGACATGAATGGAATTTCCTTCCATCTCTGGGACGGCGTCTTCAAATTTCTCATGTTCATCGGGTACATCGTCGCCATATCCTTCATGCCCGACATCCGCCGCGTGTTCCAGTATCACGGCGCGGAACACAAGACCATTCACGCCTTTGAGAAGGGCGGCATGGTCACGGCGGCCACGGCCCGCGCCTGCAGTCGACTGCATCCGCGCTGCGGCACGACCTTCCTTCTTTTTGTTTTGTCCGTGGCCATCGTGCTTCACGCTGTGCTGGTTCCCCTGCTCCTGCTCGTGTGGGATCCCGCCTCGCCCGTGGTGCGTCATGCGGGCATCGTGTGCTTCAAAATACTGCTGATCGCGCCGGTCAGCGCGCTGGCCTATGAAATCATCCGCTATGCGGCCACGCTGAAAAACGGCTTCTGGGGCGGCCTTCTGCGCGCTCCGGGGCTTTTTCTTCAGCTTCTCACCACGCGGGAACCCGACGACGATCAGCTTGAAGTCGCCGTGGTCGCGCTGCGCGAGGCGCTGGGCCCGGACAGCCCCTATGCCGGCCGCTTTGAATCCCCCGACCCTATCGTGATGGAGTGA
- the prfA gene encoding peptide chain release factor 1 — protein MFAKLESLEKRYEELEQNMADPAVLSDPEQYRKIAKARADVEPVVLAFREYRDLQKQLEENKELLSDEDHEIREMAQEEIHRIEKELPEREHKLRLMLLPPDPLDEKNTVLEVRAGTGGEEAALFAADLFHMYCRYAELQHWKVEIISEMPTDSGGYKEVIALVSGKRVYSRLRYESGTHRVQRVPATESQGRIHTSAATVAVMPEAEEVDVNLRPEDLRIDVYRASGAGGQHVNKTESAVRITHIPTGIVVTCEDERSQHKNKARAMKVLASRILQAEQEKQHASEAAERRSQVGSGDRSERIRTYNFPQGRVTDHRINLTMYSLDRFMDGEIEDMIEALAAQAQTDALKAEVDGKGE, from the coding sequence ATGTTTGCTAAACTGGAAAGTCTGGAAAAACGCTATGAGGAGCTGGAACAGAACATGGCCGATCCTGCGGTTCTGTCCGACCCTGAACAGTACCGCAAGATCGCCAAGGCCCGCGCCGACGTGGAACCCGTGGTGCTTGCCTTCCGCGAATATCGCGATCTCCAGAAACAGCTTGAGGAAAACAAGGAGCTTCTGAGCGACGAGGATCACGAGATCCGCGAGATGGCGCAGGAAGAAATTCACCGCATCGAGAAGGAGCTGCCTGAACGCGAGCACAAGCTGCGCCTCATGCTGCTGCCGCCCGATCCGCTGGATGAAAAGAACACCGTGCTCGAAGTGCGCGCCGGCACCGGCGGCGAAGAAGCGGCCCTCTTTGCGGCCGATCTCTTCCATATGTACTGCCGCTATGCCGAACTTCAGCACTGGAAGGTGGAAATCATTTCCGAGATGCCCACTGATTCCGGCGGCTACAAGGAAGTGATCGCCCTGGTCTCCGGCAAGAGAGTGTACAGCCGCCTGCGCTACGAATCCGGCACCCACCGCGTGCAGCGCGTGCCCGCCACCGAATCGCAGGGCCGCATCCACACGTCCGCCGCCACCGTGGCCGTCATGCCCGAAGCCGAGGAAGTGGACGTGAATCTGCGCCCCGAAGATCTGCGCATCGACGTGTACCGCGCATCCGGCGCGGGCGGCCAGCACGTCAACAAGACGGAATCGGCTGTGCGCATCACGCACATTCCCACGGGCATCGTGGTCACGTGCGAAGACGAACGTTCCCAGCACAAGAACAAGGCCCGCGCCATGAAGGTGCTCGCTTCGCGCATCCTTCAGGCAGAACAGGAAAAGCAGCACGCATCCGAAGCCGCGGAACGTCGTTCTCAGGTGGGTTCCGGCGACCGTTCGGAACGCATCCGCACCTACAACTTTCCGCAGGGCCGCGTGACCGATCACCGCATCAACCTTACCATGTATTCCCTCGACCGCTTCATGGACGGCGAAATCGAGGACATGATCGAGGCGCTTGCCGCTCAGGCGCAGACCGACGCCCTGAAAGCGGAAGTCGACGGCAAGGGAGAATAA
- the clpS gene encoding ATP-dependent Clp protease adapter ClpS — MSQDYTEGMSGTESGVTLEDELKEPAMYRVLLHNDDYTTMDFVVKILEEVFHKTQEESVAIMMSVHQKGMGVCGVYPKEIAEFRVTQVAARAQHAGFPLRCTMEKE; from the coding sequence ATGAGTCAGGATTACACCGAAGGCATGTCCGGCACTGAGTCGGGCGTCACTCTGGAAGACGAACTGAAGGAACCGGCCATGTACCGGGTGCTTCTTCACAATGACGACTACACAACCATGGATTTCGTCGTCAAAATTCTGGAAGAGGTGTTCCACAAGACGCAGGAAGAGTCTGTGGCCATCATGATGTCCGTGCATCAGAAGGGCATGGGCGTGTGTGGGGTGTATCCGAAGGAAATAGCCGAATTCCGGGTGACGCAGGTGGCGGCGAGGGCTCAGCATGCCGGATTCCCCCTGCGCTGCACCATGGAAAAGGAATAG
- the clpA gene encoding ATP-dependent Clp protease ATP-binding subunit ClpA: MMARSLMQTLALAVMEMRSRRHECLTVEHLLLAMTREQLGRVILKGCGADIPALRHQLEDYLSRYLPAVGPEQPAPESEVMQTESLERVLERAVAHVQSSGRRDTDVGDVLASMFEEPDCWAVFYLRKQGIDRLRVLEFLSHELPEILRQAAQRRSGAPSDKEDEAPQASALERYAVDLVEKAKQGRIDPLVGRESEVARLLEVLSRRRKNNPLLVGEPGTGKTAIAEGLAYKIAQGDVPRAFRSLSVYALDLGALLAGSKYRGDFEARIKDVVNELKQKPGSILFIDEIHTIVGAGATSGGSMDASNLLKPVLAAGELRCIGSTTHEEYRNHFEKDRALSRRFQCIDVKEPSEEDCLAILRGLQERYEKFHGVRYSKGAVQAAVELSARYVQDRLLPDKAIDVMDEAGAAATLKPGFRRGAGVSVQDIERVVARMAGIPARSVTRGEKERLQTLGDDLRARVFGQDQAVDAVVRAILRSRAGLSRENRPTASFLFHGPTGVGKTELAKALADLLEVSFVRFDMSEYMEKHAVARLIGSPPGYVGFEQGGLLTEAIRKTPHAVLLLDEVEKAHPDIYNVLLQVMDYATLTDNTGRKADFRNVVLIMTTNAGAREMEQAPVGFCSTSSASDRSAGAVEQTFSPEFRNRLDAMIPFNSLSRDLMGRIVDKTMAALEPGLAARRVSLTLTEAARNWLADHGFDPRMGARPLQRVVRNEVEDQLAELLLFGRLEKGGKVLVDASSPDTPHLTLTASGQ; the protein is encoded by the coding sequence ATGATGGCACGTTCTTTGATGCAGACGCTGGCGCTGGCCGTTATGGAGATGCGTTCGCGTCGCCACGAATGTCTTACCGTGGAACATCTTCTGCTGGCCATGACTCGCGAGCAGCTCGGCCGTGTCATACTCAAAGGATGCGGCGCCGACATTCCCGCGCTGCGTCATCAGCTTGAGGATTATCTTTCCCGGTATCTTCCGGCCGTGGGGCCGGAGCAGCCCGCGCCCGAGAGCGAAGTGATGCAGACCGAATCGCTGGAACGCGTGCTCGAGCGCGCGGTGGCGCATGTGCAGTCGTCGGGCCGCCGCGACACCGACGTTGGCGACGTGCTCGCCTCCATGTTCGAGGAGCCGGACTGCTGGGCCGTGTTTTATTTGCGCAAGCAGGGCATAGACCGCCTGCGCGTGCTGGAATTTCTTTCCCACGAGCTGCCGGAGATTCTGCGTCAGGCGGCGCAGCGGCGCAGCGGCGCGCCTTCGGACAAAGAGGACGAGGCTCCGCAGGCCTCGGCTCTGGAACGCTATGCCGTGGATCTGGTGGAAAAGGCCAAGCAGGGCCGCATTGATCCGCTGGTCGGCCGCGAAAGCGAGGTGGCGCGCCTTCTCGAAGTGCTTTCCCGCAGACGCAAGAACAATCCTCTGCTGGTGGGCGAGCCCGGAACGGGCAAGACGGCCATTGCCGAGGGGCTGGCCTACAAGATTGCGCAGGGCGACGTGCCGCGCGCCTTTCGTTCGCTGTCCGTCTATGCGCTGGATCTCGGCGCGCTGCTTGCCGGCTCCAAGTATCGCGGCGACTTCGAGGCCCGCATCAAGGACGTGGTGAACGAGCTCAAGCAGAAGCCCGGCTCCATTCTCTTCATCGACGAAATTCACACCATCGTGGGCGCGGGAGCCACGAGCGGCGGCTCCATGGACGCCTCCAATCTGCTCAAGCCCGTGCTTGCCGCGGGCGAACTGCGCTGTATCGGCTCCACCACGCACGAGGAGTACCGCAATCATTTTGAGAAGGACAGAGCCCTGAGCCGTCGTTTCCAGTGCATCGACGTGAAGGAGCCTTCAGAAGAGGATTGTCTGGCCATCCTGCGGGGACTTCAGGAGCGGTATGAGAAATTTCACGGTGTGCGCTACTCCAAGGGAGCGGTGCAGGCCGCGGTGGAACTTTCCGCGCGCTACGTTCAGGACAGGCTTCTGCCGGACAAGGCCATCGACGTCATGGACGAGGCCGGAGCCGCGGCGACCCTGAAGCCCGGATTCCGTCGCGGCGCGGGCGTGTCCGTGCAGGACATCGAACGCGTGGTGGCCCGAATGGCGGGCATTCCCGCCCGAAGCGTGACCCGCGGCGAAAAGGAGCGTCTGCAGACGCTCGGCGACGATCTGCGCGCCCGGGTCTTCGGTCAGGATCAGGCCGTGGACGCCGTGGTGCGCGCCATTCTGCGTTCCCGCGCGGGCCTGAGCCGGGAAAACCGGCCTACGGCGTCGTTTTTGTTCCACGGCCCCACGGGCGTGGGCAAGACCGAGCTTGCCAAGGCGCTCGCCGATCTTCTGGAAGTGTCCTTCGTGCGCTTCGACATGAGCGAGTACATGGAAAAGCATGCGGTCGCCCGTCTCATCGGTTCGCCTCCCGGCTACGTGGGCTTCGAGCAGGGCGGTCTTCTCACCGAGGCCATACGCAAGACGCCTCATGCCGTGCTGCTGCTCGACGAAGTGGAAAAGGCCCATCCCGACATCTACAACGTGCTTTTGCAGGTGATGGACTACGCCACACTTACCGACAATACCGGCCGCAAGGCGGATTTCCGCAACGTGGTGCTCATCATGACCACCAACGCGGGCGCGCGCGAAATGGAACAGGCTCCCGTGGGCTTCTGTTCCACGAGCAGCGCATCGGACCGCAGCGCCGGAGCGGTGGAGCAGACGTTCAGTCCCGAATTCCGCAACCGGCTCGACGCCATGATTCCGTTCAACAGCCTGAGCCGGGATCTCATGGGCCGCATCGTGGACAAGACCATGGCCGCGCTGGAACCCGGTCTGGCCGCCCGTCGCGTGTCGCTCACCCTGACCGAGGCGGCGAGAAACTGGCTGGCCGATCACGGTTTTGATCCGCGCATGGGGGCGCGTCCGCTGCAGCGCGTGGTGCGCAACGAGGTGGAGGATCAGCTTGCGGAACTTCTGCTCTTCGGACGGCTGGAGAAGGGCGGCAAGGTGCTTGTGGACGCCTCTTCGCCCGACACGCCGCATCTTACGCTTACGGCGAGCGGTCAGTAG
- the aat gene encoding leucyl/phenylalanyl-tRNA--protein transferase, whose product MAAPLLWMPEGGPLWFPPVRDASDDGLLMVGGDLSPERLMYAYSRGIFPWYGEGSPILWWSPDPRCVLFPEKLHVSGSLRRVLNSGRFTFTVDACFCRVIRACAEIPRPGQDGTWIVPDMMAAYERLHELGHAHSVEVWSSGELAGGLYGVQCGRAFFGESMFHVQPDASKAAVVHLTAWLRERGVEMVDCQQTTPHMLRLGAEEIPRSAFLAQLYRLCRE is encoded by the coding sequence ATGGCGGCCCCTCTGCTCTGGATGCCCGAAGGCGGGCCGCTGTGGTTTCCCCCCGTGCGGGACGCGAGCGACGACGGCCTGCTCATGGTCGGCGGCGATCTTTCGCCGGAGCGGCTCATGTACGCCTATTCGCGGGGGATTTTTCCGTGGTACGGCGAGGGCTCGCCCATACTCTGGTGGTCGCCCGATCCGCGCTGTGTGCTTTTTCCCGAAAAGCTGCACGTGAGCGGCAGTCTTCGCCGGGTGCTGAACAGCGGGCGCTTCACGTTCACCGTGGATGCGTGCTTTTGCCGCGTCATCCGCGCCTGCGCCGAAATACCGCGTCCGGGGCAGGACGGCACCTGGATCGTGCCCGACATGATGGCGGCCTATGAGCGTCTGCACGAGCTCGGGCATGCGCATTCGGTGGAAGTGTGGAGCAGCGGGGAACTTGCGGGCGGCCTGTACGGCGTGCAGTGCGGACGCGCGTTTTTCGGGGAATCCATGTTTCATGTTCAGCCGGACGCCTCCAAGGCGGCGGTGGTGCATCTGACGGCGTGGCTCCGGGAACGGGGCGTGGAAATGGTGGACTGCCAGCAGACGACGCCGCACATGCTGCGTCTCGGCGCGGAGGAGATTCCGCGGTCCGCGTTTCTTGCGCAGCTGTACCGGCTCTGCCGGGAGTGA
- a CDS encoding OsmC family protein: MSDVVEFEHTPDGFTVRTGHPLLGDIHADYTSVSPDQRLGTARVFLVSAALDCFCGSLNAALLARDVRYRRIVGRGSAEKETRDGLSFVTRVHLDVRVEVDDADAETLAHCLKIVKSCMITRSLMEGVAVDIHAERG; the protein is encoded by the coding sequence ATGAGCGACGTTGTTGAATTTGAACATACTCCGGACGGCTTTACGGTCAGAACCGGACATCCTCTTCTGGGAGACATCCATGCGGATTACACCAGCGTGAGTCCGGATCAGCGTCTGGGCACGGCGCGCGTGTTTCTGGTCAGCGCGGCGCTGGACTGCTTCTGCGGTTCGCTGAATGCGGCGCTGCTCGCCCGCGACGTGCGCTATCGCCGCATTGTGGGCCGCGGCAGCGCGGAGAAGGAAACGCGCGACGGCCTTTCCTTCGTCACCCGCGTGCATCTGGACGTGCGCGTGGAAGTGGACGACGCCGACGCCGAAACGCTGGCGCACTGCCTCAAGATCGTGAAGAGCTGCATGATTACCCGTTCGCTCATGGAAGGCGTGGCGGTCGATATTCACGCGGAACGCGGCTGA